In Chitinibacter sp. SCUT-21, a single genomic region encodes these proteins:
- a CDS encoding superoxide dismutase [Fe] (SodB; iron binding; present under aerobic and anaerobic conditions; destroys free radicals): MEHKLPELPYAQDALAPFMSAETLSFHYGKHHQTYITNLNNLIKGTDNESKSLEEIVKTAPAGGLYNNAAQTWNHTFFWLGFAPNPAGEDRAPAGALADAINAKWGSFDEFKKAFNASAAGNFGSGWTWLVKKADGSVDIVNTGAAGTPLTTADTALLTCDVWEHAYYIDYRNSRPNYLEGFWKLVDWSVVAARFAA; the protein is encoded by the coding sequence ATGGAACACAAATTACCAGAACTGCCATACGCACAAGACGCACTCGCGCCGTTTATGTCAGCAGAAACTTTGTCATTTCACTATGGCAAACACCACCAAACTTACATCACCAACTTGAACAACCTGATCAAAGGCACAGATAACGAAAGTAAATCGCTGGAAGAAATCGTTAAAACTGCACCAGCTGGCGGCCTGTACAACAATGCAGCACAAACTTGGAACCACACTTTCTTCTGGCTTGGTTTTGCACCAAACCCAGCTGGCGAAGATCGCGCTCCTGCGGGCGCATTGGCTGACGCCATCAACGCGAAATGGGGTTCATTCGACGAATTCAAAAAAGCTTTCAACGCATCTGCAGCTGGCAACTTTGGCTCAGGCTGGACTTGGTTGGTAAAAAAAGCCGACGGCAGCGTTGACATCGTGAACACTGGCGCAGCTGGCACGCCATTGACCACTGCCGATACCGCATTGTTGACCTGTGACGTTTGGGAACACGCCTACTACATCGATTACCGCAACAGCCGCCCTAACTACCTGGAAGGCTTCTGGAAATTGGTTGATTGGTCTGTTGTCGCTGCACGTTTTGCTGCTTAA